In Dysgonomonadaceae bacterium zrk40, one genomic interval encodes:
- a CDS encoding ATP-grasp domain-containing protein, whose translation MKRRKITVAVTGLNNIDSPGPGIPVIRALRESRDFDVRIIGLSYETLEPGIYMEEMAHRVYQLPLPTGGTGMLQERLRYIREKEQPDVIIPNFDAELHNFIKIAGWMKEELGIASFLPTHESFEERQKSELNKFGEKYGVKVPESHMITQLQELKKLEEEEKVEYPIVVKGRYYDAWIASSFEQASSYFYKIVAKWGYPVILQQFIAGTEVNVTALGDGNGRCIGAVPMRKLYITDKGKAWSGISLEDEKLLETARSLVEKSRWRGGCELEFIKSKKDEYYLLEMNPRFPAWVYLANGCGQNHPEALVKMALGEEVEPFTRYESGKMFIRYSYDMVVDISAFEKISTTGEM comes from the coding sequence ATGAAGAGGCGTAAGATCACCGTCGCCGTTACCGGGCTGAACAACATCGACAGTCCCGGCCCCGGCATCCCGGTGATCCGGGCGCTGCGGGAGAGTCGTGATTTCGACGTCCGCATCATCGGTCTCTCCTACGAAACGCTCGAGCCGGGCATCTACATGGAGGAGATGGCCCACAGGGTCTACCAGCTCCCCCTCCCCACGGGCGGCACTGGCATGCTGCAGGAACGACTGCGCTACATCCGGGAGAAGGAGCAACCCGACGTGATTATCCCCAACTTCGATGCGGAGCTGCACAACTTCATCAAAATTGCCGGCTGGATGAAGGAGGAGCTGGGCATCGCCTCCTTCCTGCCCACGCACGAATCGTTCGAAGAGCGACAGAAATCGGAATTGAACAAATTCGGCGAGAAATATGGGGTGAAAGTTCCGGAGAGCCATATGATCACCCAGCTCCAGGAACTGAAAAAACTGGAGGAGGAGGAGAAGGTGGAATATCCCATCGTGGTGAAGGGGCGCTATTACGATGCCTGGATCGCCTCCTCGTTCGAACAGGCCAGTTCCTATTTCTACAAGATCGTGGCCAAGTGGGGCTACCCGGTCATTCTGCAACAGTTCATCGCCGGTACCGAGGTGAACGTCACCGCCCTGGGAGATGGCAACGGAAGATGCATCGGTGCGGTACCGATGCGCAAGCTCTACATCACCGACAAGGGGAAAGCCTGGTCGGGGATCTCATTGGAGGATGAGAAGCTGCTGGAAACAGCACGCAGCCTGGTAGAGAAGAGCCGTTGGCGGGGAGGATGTGAGCTGGAGTTTATCAAGAGTAAAAAAGATGAGTACTACTTGCTTGAGATGAACCCCCGTTTTCCGGCCTGGGTATACCTGGCCAACGGATGCGGGCAGAACCATCCCGAGGCGTTGGTGAAGATGGCGCTAGGCGAGGAGGTGGAGCCGTTCACACGCTATGAGAGCGGGAAGATGTTCATCCGGTACTCCTACGACATGGTTGTTGATATCTCAGCCTTCGAGAAGATCTCTACCACGGGTGAGATGTAA
- a CDS encoding PqqD family protein, which produces MKIRKNIAISETGFIFNPLTGDSFSVNETGLFVLHMLQEGKETESIMERFRERFELDKNSAEMDLSDFFTMLKSYQLTEYEEA; this is translated from the coding sequence GTGAAGATCAGAAAAAACATCGCCATCAGCGAGACCGGTTTTATATTCAATCCGCTCACGGGAGATAGCTTCAGCGTGAACGAGACCGGTCTATTTGTGCTGCACATGCTGCAGGAGGGAAAAGAGACCGAATCGATTATGGAAAGATTCCGTGAGAGGTTCGAACTGGACAAAAACAGCGCCGAGATGGATCTCAGCGACTTCTTCACCATGCTGAAGAGCTACCAACTCACCGAGTATGAAGAGGCGTAA
- a CDS encoding RNA polymerase sigma factor, producing MSDQQLIKEIISGNSTAFRTLMERYQQQVFRVVMGYLHAKEDAEDLTQEVFIRVYEMLHTFHGEAAFSTWLYRITLNMSLNQLRKNKKKRLLQSLDTIFNRGSSDKTPLEMLEREEQDREIRAAIDALPEKQRMAFVLSRYEELPQKQIATIMNRTEGAVEQLLQRANEKLRKKLQSP from the coding sequence ATGTCGGACCAACAACTCATAAAAGAGATCATATCAGGCAACTCCACTGCCTTCAGAACCCTGATGGAACGTTATCAGCAGCAGGTGTTCCGTGTGGTAATGGGGTACCTGCATGCTAAGGAGGATGCGGAAGATCTCACACAGGAGGTCTTCATCCGCGTCTACGAAATGCTCCACACCTTCCATGGAGAAGCGGCATTCAGCACCTGGCTTTACCGGATCACCCTTAACATGTCGCTCAACCAACTCCGCAAAAACAAGAAGAAACGGCTGCTGCAATCGCTCGATACGATTTTCAACAGGGGCAGCAGTGATAAGACACCACTTGAGATGCTGGAACGTGAAGAGCAGGATCGGGAGATTCGGGCAGCGATCGACGCACTGCCTGAAAAGCAACGGATGGCTTTCGTCCTGAGCCGCTACGAGGAGTTGCCACAGAAGCAAATCGCAACCATCATGAACCGCACGGAGGGCGCGGTTGAGCAGCTATTGCAACGAGCCAACGAGAAACTGAGAAAAAAACTGCAGAGTCCGTAG
- a CDS encoding IS982 family transposase, translated as MITTDKVIEIFCIADDFCAEYENEIQNHQLQAGGTTKRRNRKTQMSQSEIIAVMVCFHCGTFHNFKNYYLFYICKHMKSYFPNAVSYNRFVELQPRVIVPFMLLLKLFGFGECTGITYVDSTPIKVCHNKRIHSNKVFRDLAQRGKSTMGWFFGFKLHLVCNEKGELLNFSLTKGNVDDRNPDVINVLTKDLFGKLYADKGYISTKLFEMLFDQGVHLVTGIRSNMKNSLMSFRDKILLRKRSVIESINDELKNICQIEHSRHRSTHNFIMNIIAALVAYCFFPKKPSIKFEVEKSSQLTIWG; from the coding sequence ATGATCACAACAGACAAAGTTATTGAAATATTTTGTATTGCCGACGATTTTTGTGCAGAATATGAGAATGAAATTCAGAATCATCAACTTCAAGCCGGGGGTACAACTAAAAGGAGAAACAGGAAAACGCAAATGTCCCAGAGCGAGATTATTGCCGTGATGGTCTGTTTCCACTGCGGAACCTTCCATAATTTCAAGAATTATTACCTGTTTTATATTTGCAAACACATGAAGAGCTATTTTCCAAATGCCGTTTCCTACAACCGTTTTGTCGAGTTGCAACCCAGGGTGATTGTACCTTTCATGCTCTTGCTCAAACTCTTTGGATTTGGTGAATGCACAGGCATTACATATGTGGATAGCACTCCCATTAAAGTATGTCATAACAAGCGTATACACTCGAATAAAGTATTCAGGGATCTGGCACAAAGAGGGAAAAGTACGATGGGCTGGTTTTTTGGATTCAAGCTTCATCTGGTCTGTAACGAAAAGGGTGAATTGCTGAATTTCTCTCTCACAAAAGGCAATGTCGACGATAGAAACCCTGACGTAATCAATGTTCTTACCAAAGATCTTTTCGGTAAACTATATGCAGACAAGGGTTACATCAGCACAAAGCTCTTCGAGATGCTGTTTGACCAGGGTGTTCATTTAGTGACCGGTATACGCTCAAATATGAAAAATTCCCTGATGTCATTCCGCGACAAGATTCTCTTACGCAAAAGATCTGTAATTGAGTCCATCAATGATGAACTGAAGAATATCTGCCAGATAGAACATTCAAGGCATCGTTCCACACATAATTTCATCATGAACATAATTGCTGCATTGGTGGCATATTGTTTCTTTCCCAAAAAGCCTTCAATCAAATTTGAAGTGGAAAAGTCAAGTCAATTAACCATTTGGGGATAA
- a CDS encoding 4Fe-4S dicluster domain-containing protein — MASKINPRFAEELKKYGSVNFNACYNCGNCTAVCSLSTPDQSFPREMVRLSALGLEDELKQSLKPWECYYCGECTAQCPQTANPGELMMSLRRWLTAKYDWTGLSGLLYRSLPFTIMALLLVAAGVFFFARSTGFDAERLIHAGHLFEMMAIATVFLVIFVPNLLRMWYFTIVKQKVKVPLKSYFTALTELFVNMFTQKRAKDCDEEDNFRWLEHMVLVFAYLSLLFTTVFLNWFGTEHLFVILLGYLESLLVFVITIHFVSGRIKKNKSLNKFSQPSDWFFVIWLLMMGLTAFLVRLFIDLQLLESNIWMHILHLTILAQWALIIVPFGKWTHFLYRSFAHYFTKIRSLQQS; from the coding sequence ATGGCAAGTAAAATAAATCCCCGTTTCGCGGAGGAGCTGAAGAAGTACGGTTCCGTCAATTTCAATGCATGTTACAACTGTGGTAACTGCACAGCTGTCTGCTCACTATCCACCCCAGACCAATCCTTTCCGCGTGAGATGGTGCGGCTCAGTGCACTGGGATTGGAGGATGAACTGAAGCAGTCGCTTAAGCCCTGGGAGTGCTACTATTGCGGCGAGTGCACCGCGCAGTGTCCGCAGACTGCCAACCCGGGTGAGCTGATGATGTCGCTGCGGCGCTGGCTCACCGCCAAGTATGACTGGACCGGTCTCTCGGGACTGCTCTACCGTTCTCTACCCTTCACCATCATGGCACTGCTGCTGGTAGCCGCAGGTGTTTTCTTCTTCGCCCGCTCCACAGGCTTTGATGCTGAGAGATTGATCCATGCGGGACACCTCTTCGAGATGATGGCCATCGCAACCGTCTTCCTGGTGATCTTCGTGCCAAACCTTTTACGGATGTGGTATTTCACAATCGTGAAGCAGAAGGTGAAGGTTCCGCTGAAGAGCTATTTCACGGCACTCACCGAACTTTTCGTAAACATGTTCACCCAGAAAAGGGCCAAAGATTGCGACGAAGAGGACAACTTCCGCTGGCTGGAACACATGGTACTGGTATTCGCCTACCTGTCGCTGCTCTTCACCACGGTCTTTCTAAACTGGTTTGGCACAGAGCATCTCTTCGTGATCCTGTTGGGTTACCTGGAGAGTCTGCTGGTATTCGTGATCACCATCCATTTCGTCTCCGGAAGGATCAAAAAGAACAAGTCGTTGAACAAGTTCTCTCAACCCTCCGACTGGTTCTTCGTAATCTGGCTGCTGATGATGGGACTGACCGCCTTCCTGGTGCGCCTCTTCATCGACCTTCAGCTGCTCGAAAGCAATATCTGGATGCACATCCTCCACCTCACCATACTTGCTCAGTGGGCACTGATCATCGTGCCTTTCGGTAAGTGGACCCATTTCCTCTACCGTTCCTTCGCACACTATTTCACGAAGATCAGGAGTCTGCAGCAATCCTGA
- a CDS encoding CoB--CoM heterodisulfide reductase iron-sulfur subunit A family protein, producing MKERIGVYICHCGGNISDYVDVEKVRQAVEHETGVAMAKTTVFACSDANQNDMVEDIHTHNLDGVIVASCSPKLHLTTFRNVTERGDLNKYTYVHTNIREQASWAHSDDKEGATDKAIRLVKAAIAKSRYAEPLHPNLFEAEKSIAVIGAGIAGMKAAAALADKGTEVLLIEKEHRVGGHTATWGPLAMSEESGSALSERIYNDLLQRENVTIMTGTEVITSKGSIGNFTLKVRKRPLKEGDPVETAEFTVGSVVVATGFDSYQPKEGEFGFAQSDNVITLPDFRHLIDHAEGKELIYKGRKIRNIAYIYCVGSRQTNGENTYCSRFCCTSAIHASILAKKRFRKISNYHLNRGIRTYGKQELLYAESLALGDLYLQWAEETPPAVVTEGKKTTITLRDILSANRELELEADLVVLVTGMVPRADNKVGTLFKLPKGRDHFFNEVHMKLRPVETVIDGVTIAGSCQGPKNITESVNSALSAATKSYSLISKGTLETEPIVAEVNSDTCSWCGKCAEACPFDAILQQEVGGKMVAAVNNSVCKGCGMCTPVCPPDAINLINYSSEEIMSMIDALV from the coding sequence ATGAAAGAGAGAATAGGTGTCTACATCTGCCATTGCGGCGGCAACATATCCGATTATGTCGATGTGGAGAAGGTGCGTCAGGCAGTGGAACATGAAACAGGGGTAGCGATGGCCAAGACAACGGTCTTCGCTTGCTCCGACGCCAACCAGAACGACATGGTGGAGGACATTCACACCCACAACCTCGACGGGGTAATCGTGGCCTCCTGCTCCCCGAAGCTCCACCTCACCACCTTCAGAAACGTGACGGAGCGGGGTGATCTGAACAAGTATACCTACGTACACACCAACATCCGCGAACAGGCCTCCTGGGCGCACTCCGACGACAAGGAGGGTGCTACCGACAAGGCGATCCGACTGGTGAAAGCCGCCATCGCCAAGTCACGATACGCTGAGCCGCTCCACCCAAACCTGTTCGAAGCCGAGAAATCCATCGCAGTGATCGGCGCCGGCATCGCCGGGATGAAGGCGGCAGCCGCCCTGGCGGACAAAGGGACGGAGGTGCTGTTGATCGAGAAGGAGCATCGCGTGGGGGGACATACCGCCACCTGGGGTCCCCTGGCGATGAGCGAAGAGAGCGGGAGTGCACTCTCGGAGCGGATCTACAACGACCTGTTGCAACGGGAGAATGTGACCATCATGACCGGTACGGAGGTAATCACCTCCAAGGGAAGCATCGGTAACTTCACCCTCAAGGTGCGCAAGCGGCCACTGAAGGAGGGTGATCCGGTAGAAACCGCCGAGTTCACCGTGGGTTCGGTAGTGGTAGCCACCGGCTTCGACTCCTACCAGCCCAAGGAGGGTGAGTTTGGCTTTGCACAGAGCGACAACGTGATCACGCTACCTGATTTCCGTCACCTGATTGACCATGCCGAAGGGAAAGAACTTATCTACAAAGGGAGGAAAATTCGCAACATCGCTTACATCTACTGTGTGGGCAGCCGTCAGACCAACGGGGAGAACACCTACTGTTCCCGCTTTTGCTGCACCTCGGCCATCCATGCCTCCATCCTGGCAAAAAAGAGATTTCGGAAGATCAGCAACTACCACCTTAACCGCGGCATCCGCACCTACGGCAAGCAGGAGCTGCTCTATGCCGAGTCGCTGGCGCTGGGCGATCTGTATCTGCAATGGGCAGAGGAGACCCCACCGGCAGTAGTAACGGAAGGGAAGAAGACAACAATCACCCTGCGTGATATCCTCTCGGCCAACCGCGAGCTGGAGCTCGAAGCCGACCTGGTGGTGCTGGTAACCGGTATGGTGCCGCGCGCCGACAACAAGGTGGGAACTCTCTTCAAGTTACCCAAGGGAAGAGACCACTTCTTCAACGAGGTCCATATGAAGCTGCGTCCGGTGGAGACTGTGATCGACGGGGTCACCATCGCCGGCAGTTGTCAGGGCCCGAAGAACATCACCGAATCGGTCAACTCGGCCCTCTCGGCAGCAACTAAGTCCTACTCGCTGATCAGCAAGGGTACACTCGAAACAGAGCCAATCGTGGCGGAGGTGAACAGCGACACCTGCAGCTGGTGCGGGAAGTGTGCCGAGGCTTGTCCCTTCGATGCCATCCTGCAGCAGGAGGTGGGCGGCAAAATGGTGGCTGCAGTCAACAATTCAGTCTGCAAGGGATGCGGCATGTGCACCCCGGTATGTCCGCCAGACGCCATCAACCTGATCAACTATTCGAGTGAAGAGATAATGAGTATGATTGACGCATTGGTATAA
- a CDS encoding CoB--CoM heterodisulfide reductase iron-sulfur subunit A family protein, which produces MNEEKKIIHYDALVVGGGIAGGEAALNLANTGYRVLLVEKERSLGGKMILLSKVFPTLDCSACITTPKVSEIARHKNITIFTESEVTAIDKRSENDFVAQITKKPRYVHVEDCTACQLCEQACPVSVRDEYQEGLIGRKAAFIPFSIANPKAAAIDIENCTLCGACEKVCPTNCIDFTMKPEQFELHARTVVMATGFKLFDPLEIPRYGYGQHKNVITSMQMEREIAPTRPFNTILRPGDGKVPDKIAYVLCAGSRDASVGNPICSQICCMYSIKQAQLLMGALPMADVTIYYINIRSFGKGFEEFYQQAKGMGVSFVKGKIGTISEKENGNLILRYEDISEGVVKEAEHDMVVLSVGVKSNPDAGKIFPQGTLKLDPQRFVAQTDLMGSPAKTSIDGVFVAGTAAAPMDIPDSILSAGSASSEAISYIKQHQEA; this is translated from the coding sequence ATGAACGAAGAGAAGAAGATCATTCACTACGATGCCCTGGTGGTAGGGGGCGGCATCGCCGGCGGCGAGGCTGCGCTCAACCTGGCCAACACCGGTTACAGGGTGTTGCTGGTGGAAAAAGAACGTTCCCTGGGGGGCAAGATGATCCTGCTGAGCAAGGTATTCCCCACCCTCGACTGTTCCGCCTGCATCACCACACCCAAGGTGTCGGAGATCGCCCGCCACAAGAACATCACCATCTTCACCGAGAGTGAGGTGACCGCCATTGACAAACGATCGGAAAACGATTTCGTGGCGCAGATCACAAAAAAACCGCGATACGTGCACGTGGAGGATTGCACTGCCTGTCAGCTCTGTGAACAGGCCTGCCCGGTAAGTGTGCGCGATGAGTACCAAGAGGGGCTCATTGGCAGAAAAGCAGCGTTCATCCCCTTCAGCATCGCCAACCCCAAGGCAGCAGCCATCGACATCGAGAACTGCACGCTCTGCGGTGCTTGCGAGAAGGTGTGCCCCACCAACTGTATCGACTTCACCATGAAGCCGGAGCAGTTCGAATTGCATGCCCGCACTGTGGTGATGGCAACCGGCTTCAAACTCTTCGATCCGCTGGAGATACCACGCTACGGGTATGGACAGCACAAGAACGTGATCACCTCCATGCAGATGGAGCGAGAGATCGCCCCCACTCGTCCCTTCAACACCATCTTACGACCGGGCGACGGCAAGGTACCCGACAAGATCGCCTACGTGCTCTGCGCCGGATCACGCGATGCCTCGGTGGGCAACCCCATCTGCTCGCAGATATGCTGCATGTATTCCATCAAGCAGGCACAGTTGCTTATGGGTGCCCTGCCCATGGCAGATGTCACCATCTACTACATCAACATCCGTTCTTTCGGGAAGGGTTTTGAGGAGTTTTACCAGCAGGCCAAGGGAATGGGTGTCTCGTTCGTGAAGGGCAAGATCGGCACCATCAGTGAGAAAGAGAACGGCAACCTGATCCTGCGATATGAGGATATTAGCGAGGGGGTGGTCAAGGAGGCGGAGCACGACATGGTGGTGCTCTCGGTAGGGGTGAAATCGAACCCCGATGCGGGGAAGATCTTCCCGCAGGGAACACTGAAGCTCGATCCCCAGCGCTTTGTGGCCCAGACCGACCTGATGGGCAGCCCAGCCAAGACCAGCATCGACGGAGTCTTCGTGGCCGGCACCGCTGCCGCCCCGATGGATATTCCCGATTCAATCCTCTCGGCAGGCTCAGCATCATCAGAAGCAATCAGTTACATCAAACAGCACCAGGAAGCATAA
- a CDS encoding hydrogenase iron-sulfur subunit: protein MKKSARILVFSTEKISDPAIDMAGLLKLHYPPTVYTITVPCSSGIKPSWILHAYERGFDGVFIAADGSDCVYGESCTEKTGNLVGDTHERMKAQNLDPARLRMAAICSVCSEAFVKQIRSFNEYLIKTIHT, encoded by the coding sequence ATGAAAAAAAGTGCCAGGATACTGGTTTTTTCGACGGAAAAAATCTCCGATCCCGCCATCGACATGGCGGGGTTGCTGAAGCTCCATTACCCGCCAACGGTCTACACCATCACGGTTCCCTGTTCCAGCGGCATCAAGCCCAGCTGGATCCTGCATGCCTACGAACGAGGGTTCGACGGGGTGTTCATCGCGGCCGACGGCAGCGACTGTGTCTATGGAGAGAGTTGCACGGAAAAGACGGGCAACCTGGTGGGCGATACACACGAGCGGATGAAGGCACAAAACCTCGACCCCGCCCGTCTGCGCATGGCTGCCATCTGTTCCGTATGCAGTGAAGCGTTCGTGAAGCAGATACGCAGCTTCAACGAATACCTGATCAAAACAATCCACACATAA
- a CDS encoding sulfurtransferase TusA family protein yields the protein MTTEELRALTVAKSVDARGTACPGPLLEAKKAIGTIGTDDVMEILSADEGTKSDIPKWCKKQGHEYLGAVEENGYFKVYMKKK from the coding sequence ATGACAACAGAAGAATTAAGAGCCCTGACAGTGGCTAAATCAGTAGATGCAAGGGGCACAGCCTGCCCGGGACCGCTCCTCGAAGCGAAGAAAGCAATCGGCACTATCGGCACGGACGACGTGATGGAGATTCTCTCGGCCGACGAGGGTACCAAATCAGACATCCCCAAGTGGTGCAAGAAGCAGGGACACGAGTACCTCGGCGCCGTGGAGGAGAACGGCTACTTCAAGGTATACATGAAGAAGAAATAA
- a CDS encoding DsrE/DsrF/DrsH-like family protein, with product MEKSTPLSMELLQQELEKLKAKTSDIEEARKDQLSIAIVSGDMDKILAAMIISLAAAAMDSEVKLFFSFWALSALRDPKKKAKGKDFISKMFGMMLPNGRNKLKLSNMNMCGMGPVMIKRLMKQQNVMSLDEMFKEAADLGIEITVCEMSMNLMGFKKEEIIDYPHLRYAGATTFVADAGESSMQWFI from the coding sequence ATGGAAAAATCAACTCCCCTTTCAATGGAACTGCTCCAGCAAGAGTTGGAGAAGCTCAAGGCTAAAACCTCCGACATTGAGGAAGCACGGAAAGACCAGCTCTCGATCGCCATCGTGTCGGGCGACATGGACAAGATCCTGGCCGCGATGATCATCTCACTGGCCGCCGCAGCAATGGATTCAGAGGTGAAGCTCTTCTTCTCCTTCTGGGCACTCTCCGCATTGCGCGATCCTAAAAAGAAGGCGAAGGGTAAAGATTTCATTTCAAAAATGTTCGGCATGATGCTACCCAACGGGCGCAACAAGCTGAAGCTCTCCAACATGAATATGTGCGGCATGGGACCGGTGATGATCAAGCGGCTGATGAAACAGCAGAATGTAATGTCACTCGATGAGATGTTTAAGGAAGCCGCCGACCTGGGCATTGAGATCACCGTCTGCGAGATGTCGATGAACCTGATGGGATTCAAGAAGGAGGAGATCATCGACTACCCGCACCTGCGCTATGCCGGAGCCACCACCTTTGTGGCAGATGCCGGCGAGAGCAGCATGCAATGGTTCATCTAA
- a CDS encoding Crp/Fnr family transcriptional regulator, with amino-acid sequence MKNECIDCDCVLKSSVQMKDCQLELLGGSHAVVKFKKGDTIIRQGVFSTNVVFLRKGMAKVHLTGPSREQIVKLVKAPTYLGLPTTFGDKINQYSVTAVVESEVCFIDIEVFKKLLAENPDFSAYILMELCKSELEAYHRCAGRTQKQLRGNLADVLLEFSERLFESDRFLLPLSQSDIGNWVDAGRESINRALSEFIADGIIQMDGKQVTITDKKLLQLISQNG; translated from the coding sequence ATGAAAAATGAATGTATCGATTGCGACTGTGTCCTGAAATCATCCGTTCAGATGAAGGATTGTCAGCTGGAGCTGCTGGGTGGCAGCCATGCAGTGGTTAAATTCAAAAAAGGAGATACCATCATCCGGCAAGGTGTCTTCTCCACCAATGTGGTATTCCTGCGCAAGGGGATGGCCAAGGTTCATCTCACCGGCCCTTCCCGCGAGCAGATCGTGAAGCTGGTGAAGGCTCCCACCTACCTGGGACTACCCACTACCTTTGGTGACAAGATCAACCAGTACAGCGTTACGGCTGTGGTGGAGTCGGAGGTTTGTTTCATCGATATCGAGGTGTTCAAAAAGCTGTTGGCCGAGAATCCAGACTTTTCTGCCTACATACTTATGGAGTTATGCAAGAGCGAGTTGGAGGCATACCACCGTTGTGCCGGTCGTACGCAAAAGCAGCTCAGGGGCAACCTGGCCGATGTGCTGCTGGAGTTTTCCGAACGGCTGTTCGAATCGGACCGCTTCCTGCTTCCCCTCTCCCAGTCGGATATCGGCAACTGGGTGGATGCCGGCAGGGAGAGTATCAACCGTGCGCTTTCGGAGTTCATCGCCGACGGCATCATCCAGATGGATGGTAAGCAGGTGACCATCACCGACAAGAAACTACTGCAGTTAATCAGTCAAAACGGATGA
- a CDS encoding Crp/Fnr family transcriptional regulator gives MNGRNINEPDNCGKLVACFRDLTTQELEQINSGKTELTYLAGENLFKQGAFSTHLLLITRGLVKVYLQTGREKQLNLQLAQTGDFLGFASLFGETLHATSAVALTDTEVCMIDKEQMRNILLNNAQFAMRITSRNYRNERQLLTIIANMTYKQMRGKLASTLLYLSGENFSEQNLFQYLSRQDLANFASVATESAIKLLKEFERDGIIALEGKGITILNKTELEKIERLG, from the coding sequence ATGAATGGTAGGAACATAAATGAACCGGACAACTGCGGAAAGTTGGTTGCCTGCTTCCGTGACCTCACGACGCAAGAGTTGGAACAGATCAACAGTGGTAAGACTGAGCTGACCTACCTGGCTGGTGAGAACCTTTTCAAACAGGGTGCTTTCTCGACGCACCTGTTACTGATTACCAGGGGACTGGTCAAGGTTTACCTTCAGACCGGACGGGAGAAGCAACTGAATCTGCAGCTGGCGCAGACAGGAGACTTTCTGGGCTTCGCTTCTCTCTTCGGCGAGACGCTGCATGCCACCTCTGCCGTTGCACTTACCGACACGGAGGTATGCATGATCGACAAGGAGCAGATGCGCAATATCTTGCTCAACAATGCCCAATTTGCAATGCGCATCACCTCCCGCAACTACCGCAACGAGCGACAACTCCTCACCATAATTGCGAACATGACCTACAAGCAGATGAGAGGGAAGTTGGCATCCACACTGCTCTACCTGAGTGGAGAAAATTTCAGTGAGCAAAACCTGTTTCAATACCTGTCGCGCCAGGATCTGGCGAACTTTGCATCGGTAGCCACCGAAAGCGCCATCAAATTGCTCAAGGAGTTTGAACGGGATGGGATCATCGCCCTTGAGGGGAAAGGAATCACCATTCTCAACAAAACAGAATTGGAGAAGATTGAAAGACTGGGATAA
- a CDS encoding thioredoxin gives MNYLRTNIQEVETADELQKIINENENVMVCCGRMGPMCIPVYEIMEELEEEYENVKFYSMGFDNPESVVIRSAPECRGFMGLPFTMYYKNGQVAKATTSIQNMTQVKENLDNHLA, from the coding sequence ATGAATTATTTACGGACCAATATCCAGGAGGTTGAAACAGCAGATGAACTGCAGAAGATCATCAACGAGAATGAAAATGTAATGGTGTGTTGTGGACGGATGGGCCCCATGTGTATCCCTGTCTATGAGATCATGGAAGAGCTCGAGGAGGAGTACGAAAATGTGAAGTTCTATTCTATGGGCTTTGACAATCCCGAATCGGTTGTGATTCGCAGTGCACCCGAGTGCCGTGGATTCATGGGACTCCCCTTCACCATGTACTACAAGAACGGTCAGGTAGCCAAGGCAACCACCAGCATCCAGAATATGACGCAGGTGAAAGAGAACCTTGATAACCACCTTGCTTGA